AGTGAGTCATCCTGAGCATCCTTTTAAAGGTAACCAAAGGTAaatttgacattattattattagtactagtattattattattattagtatgaTTGGTTggttgcaggaaaaaaaatcaaactccaGTCACTCATGTAACTGAACATAtttagtaataaataataaactggACATAGAGACatagaacgtgtgtgtgtgtgtgtgtgtgtgtgtgtgtgtgtgtgttgtgtgtgtgtgtgtgtgtgtgtgtatgtgttactGACCCACACAGACGTTCTCGTCGTCCAATGACAGCGAGGTGTTTCTATAGTAACCGAGGCGACAGAACTGACAGTTCTGTCCTCGcgtgttgtgtttgcagctcaCACACGTGACCACATTGATGAAGTCGATGTAGCTGCAGCGATTGGAGTGGCTGTTACACTCACAgtctgacacagagacagagaccgTCACTAACACACTCACCTGGAGTTAGTCCTATGAGTCACACACTGGATCAACAGTTGGATCAGCATCTGAGATCATACTACTGGGTAATGTAACCTGACATGTAACTTACTAACTCTAACTAACTCACTGTGAGTACAGTGAAATTACTGTGTCATGACAGTTAACAAAGAAGCTccaaacatcataaaacagcaTGGACGAAATCAAACAATTGGACAGGTGAGACAACATGAACACTGATGGAGATGGGACGGATCTGTGGTCCAATCACAGCCAACATTCTTTCTACTGTagcaggtcacatgactgcacAGCTTTGTTAcaggtctgtttgtgtttcttctctctggTGACCCTTACCCTGAAAATGATCAATCTGTAGTGAATCACAGTGGGAGGGGTCAGAAAGATAAGGGGTGGATTGACATTTGTTGAAACAATAAACAAGGATGCTAAAATATCTGAACACACTTTCAGTTTATCTGGGAGTGGCTATTTATTCAAGGGGAGGGATCATCTGTCAGGGGGTTGGCGCAGTATGGGAGAAGGAGTCAGCTGGTTGGAGGTAGTCTTACCCTGGAAGGTGACGTAGGCGATTTTGGACAGTTGACTGAACTTTGGTCCTCCTGGAATCAGAAGCTTCTGGGTCGCTTTGGACACAAAGCAAGGtgtgtaaccatggcaacagtaaGGTAGCTAACTAACCAAAACTCTAAGGTCAGGGATTGACCTCTGAACTAACCACCAATTAGAGCTCAGAACTAAACAGCATCAGGTACAGTTACGACTACTTCTACTACTCATGCTAGTACTGCAGTTGTAATGCTAGCCAGTAGGTGGCTGGTCTACCACTGTTTCTACATGTACCTTTTTTCTCGTAgacttttccctctttctcaccAACACTTTCCTCCTTGgattctgtctttgtttcctctttggcctcagcagctgtttggttCCACAAAGGAGAgtgtttcagttcatttgaGGATTGATCAACACGTTGGTCCTGCTGGTTTTAACTTTATGTCTCTTCCCTCATTTATCCAACCGGTTTGTTTGCTGCCAGTTTTCCATGTCTACTTACATCTTCTAAAAAACACAAGGCACCAGCAGCAACTTTTCACCAGGAAGTACAAGGGAATAATGGATCTGGTTTACTTTACAGAAAGGACTTGAAACCTGCTTGATGTCAGTGATTTATCACAATGAACACAATTAACTGAtgaaaaaatcattttgttgtttcttggtGATACAACTgtataaccctaaccctaagtAGCCAGATTCTGACAAGAAATTCACAATACAATGACTTGTTTGTACCTTTCTGctcttctgtcttctcttgTTTAGAGTCTTTCTTTTCATTGGACTGTCCTGATGGTTGGCCAGCAGCTGAAGCCTTTTCAGAGTTTCCTTCTTTTTGAGCTGCTGAAGGAGACAAGCCTAATCCTGGATCATCTACTGCTGGAACAGAATCTGGTCCAGATTCCGGACTAGAACCTGCACGATCTGGTACAGGAGAATCTGGTCCTCTATTTTGTATTTCTCCTGTGTCTGGTCCTGTTGAGATGGAATCCAGTGCAGGATCAACTGAATCTGATTCAGAAGCATCAACAGATCCAAGAGAATCATCAGGAATGATGCCAAGATCATCAACAGACACTGGTTCAGAAGATTGTCCAGCATCTGATCCAGAATCTGGTCCTGGTTTAGCTGGATTTGTATCTTCCGGAAAAGGGAAAGTGAAGTCCACAGGGGCCAAATCGGCAGCAGGGTCAGACCGACCTAGGATGGTGGAGCTTGTGTCTGGTGCAGCATCACCTCCTGCTTCTTCAGAGGGAAGTGACAAGGACTCTACAGGAGCATCGGGAGCTGGAGGGGGAGCATCAGGAGGAGACACTTCAGGAGTTACTCCATCAGGAGAAGGTACATCAGGAAGAGGTACATCTATCAGAGAGTCTGGAGTCCTAGAGAATGGCACTTCTGGAGGAACGTCTGGAGGAGGTACATCAGGAAAAGGTACATCAGGAGAAGGTACATCTGGAGGAGGTACATCAGGAAGAGGTACATCAGGAGAAGGTACAGCAGGAGATGGTACATCTGGAGAAGGTACAGAAGGAGGTGGTACATCTGGAGGAGGTACAGCAGGAGATGGTACATCTGGAGGAGGTACATCAGGAAGAGGTACATCAGGAGAAGGTACATCAGGAAGAGGTACATCTGGAGAAGGTACATCAGGAAGAGGTACATCTGGAGAAGGTACAGGAGGAGGTGGTACATCTGGTAGAGATACATTAGAAAGAAGTATGTCTGGAAGTGGTACTGCTGGTGGTACATCAGGAGGAGATGCTGCAGTAGGATTTCCACCAGGAGGTAGTACATCTGGAGGAGATACATCTGGAGGTGGTATATCAGGAAGTTGTACATCAGGAGGAGGTACAGCAGGAGGAGCTCCACCAGGAGGAAGTACATTTGGAGGAGATACATCAGGGGAAGATACATCTGGCAGTGGTACATCAGGAGGACGTACATCTTGAGGTAGTATATATCTAGTGTCTGATGGAACCTCAGGAGAGGTTGTGTCAGCTCCTGCTGTAGGTGAAGCATTTCCAGTCTGACTGGTTGGGGCTGACACTGTGGGTGGAGCATCTCCAGATGGAGCCCTATCACCTGGTGGGGTTATTTCTGGGATGGTTGTTAGAGGTGGGACTCCGGTTGATGTAGTACCATCAGCAGATAGGGTAGTACTGGTGATCAGGTTGGTAGTACCAGTCCCAGAGAAGGCAGAGTCTTTGCTGTCTGGTGAGGAGGTGGAGTCAAAGGGTAGAGTCACTGGGTCAGAAATAGACACCTCAGAGTCAGTACTGTAGCCTGGGATTATGGGGCTCTTAGTATTGATGTTACTGGAGAGACTGGAGGTGCTACTAGTGGTACTGGGAATGGTGGTGTCTGGTACTGTGAGAGCTGGTTTGGACACAGTTTCTCCAGTCTCCAAGGCAGGACTGCTGGACAGAGCTGTATTTGCTGGACGTTCTGCTGTACCACTAAAGTCTGGAAACGCATCACAACCCGTTCTACAAACAGTGCTGCTGACAGCAGTAAAAACTGTAGTACCAGTAACAGCTGTTGTCGTAGCAGATTCAACACCAGCTTTAGGAAAGTCATCAGTATCACTAGTACTACTGAGGTAGGTTGTTAAACTAGTATCAGTCATGGAAGTACTAATAGTATATACACTGTCCATGTCAAATACAGATTTAGTGTCATAACTAGTACTTGTCTCTGCAGTACTCCATGTGTCAGTGGTAGTAGAAGTACTTCCTATATCTGTAACAGTAAGAGGACTTCGTGTGCTTGTATAGATTGCATCAGTAATGAATGTGTACATAAAAATTGTTGTTGTACTATCAGTAGTAATAGTAGGGTCAGTAGCGGAAATGCCAATAGTTGTAGCAGTGTTTATAGTAGCAGTACTGTCAGTAGGTGTAGTCCTGTCAGTAATAGTAGCATAAGTTCTAGTGTCAGTAGTAATAGTGCTGTCAGTAGTAGAACtatcagtagtagtagtctCAGTAGtggtagcagtagtagtaggaGTAGTAGTGTCAGTCACTCCATCTGATGAGGCAGAGGGTCTATCAGATGCTGCTGAGTTAGAGTCACCGGCCGctgtcagagaagaagagttaCTCTCTTTAGTGAATCTCAGTTTTTGGTTCTCTACAGACACTGACTGAACTCTGCAGAACGTTACAGGACAGAACACTGGTTTTCAATTTAATGAAATGTGAATAACGGCATCCCACGATGCCCCTCTCCCCCAACCCTCAACCCCCTTACAAACTGCCCTCACACCCACCGGCTGACAGTAGACTCCAAAATAAATCAGACCATCGAATACATGTGGATAATGATGCATAACGATGTGATAACTTTATCCCAAACCTCCTAAACCCACAAAACATACAGATCCTGCTTCCAAACCTGAACCTCAGTTTGCCACTGAACCTGAACATGAACTTGTCTGTCACTGAACCTGAAGATGAACCATGGTGGGCCATCACAGTCTTGGTAATTGATGGGAAATACTACGTGTTGTATCGATTTGCATATTGTGGCTAACACTAGCAGGGCTAGCACCAGCAGCTAGTCCTGGCACACGTTGGTTGAATGGTTTTATACGAGAcaacatctttttaatttttctagATCTGCCAAACTGAGCTGGTTCTGTCCTGCTTTCCTGTTTACAACATCCTGGCATCAGAAGGGAGAAGTGGGGGTCTGTCTGTCAGGGCTGCAGCTCCACCTAGTGGTGGGTGGCTGTCAAACATCTTAGATGCAGCAGTTAACCGGTGTTctacatgaataaaatatttataattagtTTAACCGACCAGTATTTCCAGTACCAACGAGTGAGGTTGACGTTTATGACGTTACCATCACACACATCCCTGATCTGAACACTGTGTGTTGTCTTCAACTGTAACCTAGCCCCTTAACTTTTTTAAcctgctgccatggcaaccacagaAATTACAGCGAGGGAAATGATACAGGATTCTGTAAAAACATCCATGATCAGAGTTCACAGAGATCTTGCTTTAAGTCTTACCCAGTTGATGTTGGTGGGTATGTTCACATCACATTGTTAACCATGTCTTATATTTTAAGCTACATGTGGTCTTAAATTATCCTTAAAATACACCTCCTCCCAGTTCCCCAACACCTCCTGAACTTTTCTGTCCTTGGGATCTAAATCTCCTCCAGAACCTGGTTCTCTTCCGGGGTTTACAGGTCTGAGGAAGTACATACAGTAGCAGCAACAACAGATCTCAGTGCTGTTAAAGGGTTAGTTTGGGTTTgatgatgtggggttgtgtgaggtggTCAtatatagtcagtgtgttacctgcagtagattcagatcagcgcgCTGCCACTTGGTACACTAGCAGAGCTACGTGTTGCTGTGGGCGGTGtcatcagaaaaaaactgtttaagACAGTTTTAAAAGATGCCCaccaaaacaatccaatatctatttaaatgtagcttcacatagaatattttcagctctttatcttccTGCCAAAAGAGCACTTTCTTTTGGCACTGCATTTTTATCAACCGCTGAACTACTGTGCTCCTATGCACAAGCGCGCCTACAGCATGCACTGAATTACACCgcagctgcaggtcagctgagtgaatcagaaagagctaaactttactttgttttggcgggaagataaagagctgaaaatattctatatgaagcttcatttaaacagatgttggattgttttgGTAGGTGTCTAAAACAGGTTTTTTCTGTTGGCCctgcccacagcagctcatcactcctCTAGTGTTCGGGTgcccctgctgctcctctaaactgaatctactgcaggtaacactcTGATTGTACATGACGACCTGACAAAACCCCACGTCTAATAACCACAACTATTACTTTAAGCTCAGTGGTTTTCTATTGAGCCTCATAGCCTGAAGCTGGAGTTGCACATCTCTGTGCTGCGTTCAGAtacatttttgtgactgttCATTTTATACCGTATCTTTTATATCTCCTGCTTGATGTGTAGGTCCACACAGTGTGCAGTTTTGTTAGGAGCTGTTGATCAAGGAGATTAATCATGAACGTTGAGCTTCATTTAGTTTGGAGTCTACTACAGTCACCTGACCCCAACAGATTTGTTCTGCAGACCTTCACTGGACTCTAATGTTTCTCTAATGGAGACTAGTTCCACACACTGCTGGACAGATTCCACTACACagtttcactgctgcaggaatgagATGAGTTTGAAATTTTCTAAAGCTAAATATCAACTTTCTGATGAGAAACTGGCTGTCTCTGaccagaggtgtgtgtgttacatctCTATATCACACTGGTCTTTATTCTCTATCATTACTATTTTCTCTTGTCACTGTTGCATCTTGTAGAATGgatctgttgttctgtgtgtgtgtgtatgtgtatgtgcgtgtgtgtgtgtgtgtgtgtgtgtgtgtgtgtgtgtgtgtgtgtgcatgtgtgtgaggcGATTGCCAGGTTAAAACAGATGAGCTcagattaaacacacacaccatctgctAGTGTGTTAACTTGCTTTGAACCACAGATTAACGCTCAGTTTCCTCCCAGAATGCACTCTGATTTTTAAAGGATGACACTGGGATTAATTTCTGTTCCCATGTTTCTGGGTGGAAGTGATTGACAGggacaaacatcaaacattacATTGGATTTCTACAGAGTCAGACCTTTTTGTTCAGAAACACCAGACTCCACTGACAACAACAGTGATTTTACTTTTCAGAACATgggttaaataaaatatctatctatctatctatctatctatctatctatctatctatctatctatctatctatctatctatctatctatctatttatggAGCTGGTTTCCACCTCCTCAATGGGTTAGTTAGTAGTGCCAACACAGTAACTAGTAGTTACTAGTAGTTACTGTCAGTGGTGAAAGAATAATTCAGATCTTTACTGAGGTAAAActacaacacaataacaaacagaCGAGTTTGGCCCTGTCAATCAttttcaccatggcaacaaggTAGCTAcagtcagtgacactgtcacaTTTAAAATGGTTTCTGAGCTCAAAGCTCATATCTgttcccatgatgcaacactGACCACGTTActacgtttttatgtctttgactaagagacagaaagggctgagggacagacaggtgaacagacaggtgaacagacaggtgaacagacaggtgagcagacagacagacaggtgtcaGTACTTACTGGCTGATGGTTCAGCTACTTCACCTGAAAAAGACACAACATGTTAATGAGGTGTGATTATAAGTGGAGTCGTGTTCCCTCCACTGTGATCCTTCACTGGACCGAACTGGATCAGGACCAGTCTGGATCCACCTGACCAGGATCATCAGTAGAGGACCACAAACAGGACAAGACAGAAGAACAAGTTTTACCCAGAAGCCACCAGGACACTTCCCCCAATATCACAGACCAccacaccgcacacacacacacgcatgcacacacgcgcatgcacacaaacGACTGACAACAAACCTCttcatatattttcttatggtgTACTGATGTCAATGGCTGGGAGGAGTCACACTGTTCTGAGTTCTGATTGGTTCCTAAATGTTTCAGTCTTTCTCACTTTGACTTTTATTCAAACAGCATGACACACTGTGTATctacctgtatgtgtgtatgtgtgtgtgtgtgtgtgtgtgtgtgtgtgtgggggggggggggggtacaggTACATACAGGTATTGGCAGTGCCTTTGGGCAGGGGCAGGTATGATCCAGGTCTCCAGCTGCGGGACTTGAACCCTCGTCTGCAGCGCTGACAGTCCTGTCCCGTTGTGTTGTGGTCACATTCACACTGCAGGGTCGCATCTCGTAACACACATTGAGACGCATGCAGATTACACTTACACCtgcaggagcacacacacacacacacacacacacacacacacacacacacctgtctgacaTCAGTCTCTGCAACAgacactctgacatcacagcCTCCTCGCTCAGTGATTGGTCATCTGAGTTATGGTGGGTGCAGTTGTTGGTTACCTGGCAGGTACGTCGATGTTGGAGATGGCATAGAAGTACTTGAGCAGGTTGTCTCTCTGGACGTAGGTCCCGCCCAGCGCGGGGCGGAGCAGTCTCAGACGGAGGTTGGTGAAGGTGAAGAAATCTCTCAGACCCTTCATGGTCTCCATCCGTGTGTACAGAGCGTCCATGTTGATCAGCTTCGGACCCGCGAACACTCCGAACCGAGCGCGCACCTCGAACACCACAGTCTTCTCCTcctgtcagacagcagcagtcagGTCACCTGTCAGCTACACAACACCTGTCCCATCACACCTGCTGTTCACTCTCTCAGTTTCCAAGATTAACTTCAACTATTAATGTGTTAGAGTCTGTATCATTATGTAGTACAGTAGGAACATCTTACAATCCTgcttacttcttcttcttcttcttaatcTTCCATAAAGATTTCGGCATGTAACTAGTCCCATAGCTTTAAGAAAACCCAGAAAATACTTTGACATAGAAACATGGTTGAAACTTTAAATGCGTCTTTTTTTAGTTAAATTGCTACTTTGCTAACTTTTATGGTTTCACAAAACCGCAGTTTACGTTTTATGtcacttttacacttttttagattttataatGGGTGTGCATTGCACAGAATGGTCAAAGccagagtggatgacatcacgtGCAGTTTAACTGCCATCCCTGAAAATCTTCCTCAAGAAAAATCTGACAACCTCTTTTAAATCCAATTTCtatataaaaacaagaaattggTCTTATatcagttttggtctcattcttTTACAATTCTAGAGGAAATCCCCCCAAAGTGCAGAGAGGGCTGTCCAAAGCTTTTTAAACTGTGTTAAAACCTCAACCTTAAACTGTAGATACACATTTCATATATCATTGTCTTTATGGAAACCTTGGGACGCCAGTAGTGCAGAAATTTTCCCCATACAACTTTTAGTTTTCTTTGTGTGATACAAAATTCAAACACAACCTTCATCTTAAAAGCTAAAGGGGgattgtgtgtgcttgtttccATCCTCCcatgaagggagggagggtacacaccaagcagcaggcacattatCTGTTTCACAGTATGACCAGTATTAACAGTATGACCATTATAGGTCCAGTCTCCCACCTTGGCTCCGACCCAGCGGGAGTACTGCTCGGTGCAGATCACCCGTGTTAAATTAGTCGGCGCTAAATCCGAGACTCGTTTAGGTGACATGCCGAAGACCTCCAGACAGTCGTCAGCGTAGAACTGATACGGCTGCCACGTcacacctgcaacacacacaatgactTATTACTGATGTGGTCGTTAGTCAGTTCATTGTCAATCACAGCTCCAGATTAATATATTTTGAGACAGCATCTGCAGCAATAACTACAACTTTAATCAAATTGATTAATCGTTATTAATGTTCATACTATATTGTTAATTTCTGATGACAATTGATAATCAATGCCCAACATGTTAAATTATTCCAACatttacatcttgtttgtttttcttttcaacggtgtctttgttgttgtttcctcctGTGAGTCACCGATGTTTCAAACGTCCTTCTTGTTCTGTGCAGATCCTGGTCTGTTCCTGGCTCTGCACTGGTCTTGGTCCTGTTCTCAGTGAGTCTGGGACTGATACAAGTGTGGGTCTTCACAGGTGAACCTGACCCGGCACCGTGCTGTGATCAGCTATGGAAGGTGTCCCAGACCAGACCCCCAGACCATCAGACCCAAACCAATTACCTTTGTCCATGGACTTCTCCAGCACCATGCTGGTTGGCCGGCCGTACtcgaaggtgatgatgatgtcatcgacCACCTCCAGACTCTTGTTCCAGGACAGAGTGATGTTGGCCAATAGCGGCTCAGGATATCTGGACCATGTGACCGTCTGCCAATAGGTGATGAGGCCCCCCCTCTCCCTGTCCCCCATCAGCTGGGGAGGGTGAGACAGGTCGGGGCTAGACGCGTCACATTCATCACTGCACAGGTACGGGTTCtcctgaggacacacagaacCAAACTCATCACATCAGCCAGCTCAACACGTCTGAGGAGTGATGTCATCGCTCttcagatgacatcacagacctgaactgagacacagcttGAGTCACTGTGGGTCcaactgtaaaaacaatgaCGGAtgaacagctgctaatgctaatgctaacgttagctgtgtagcaatagctaaacttacatatagctcctttaagacaCTGATGTCTAAtgatgatgtctgtgtgtgtgtgtgtggtgtgtgtgtgtttgtgtcccacTAACATACATGTGCAGTGATGGATTAAAACGGATGTTAATCTGATCAGAGGTTTATCCTTtaacttcagctgctgctgccaactGTCACAGTCGACCACTAAACAGGATTTAACCAACCATCACTGACTAACACTGACAGACACCAGCTAATGAGGGAAACACATCCTTCATGTCAGTGTGAGGTTTGTTAAAACACGTCACAGCGGAAACACTGCAGTTCTGTTCAGAACAGGGAGTGGAGCGACCAATCAGGTGGCATGGGACCATTCCTGTTGGCCTGGTTGTCGGGGTGCGGGgcgagagggaaggagagggagtcTCCACAGTGAAACACCTGCTCTGTTCATGTGTCATTGTCTAACTATAAGGCAGTTGACTGACGACTTGTTCACATGaacaacaaaaattaaaaacacaacaatccAGAgaccacagctcccagtacagctcctagtacagctcccagtacagctcctagtacagctcccagtacagtTCCcactacagctcccagtacagctcccagtacagtTCCcactacagctcccagtacagctcccactacagctcccacttcagctcccagtacagctcccactacagctcccacttcagctcccagtacagctcccactacagctcccactacagctcccagtacagctcccactacagctcctagtacagctcccacttcagctcccactacagctcccactacagctcccacttcagctcccacTACAGCTTCCACTTCAGCTCCTagtacagctcccacttcagctcccacTACAGCTTCCACTTCAGCTCttagtacagctcccagtataACTCCTAGTACAGCTCTTagtacagctcccacttcagctaccactacagctcccagtacagctcccacttcagctcccacttcagctcctagtacagctcccacttcagcttCCACTACAGCTCCTGgtacagctcccacttcagctcccacttcagctcccacttcagctcttagtacagctcccacttcagctcctagtac
This genomic window from Seriola aureovittata isolate HTS-2021-v1 ecotype China chromosome 5, ASM2101889v1, whole genome shotgun sequence contains:
- the ntng2a gene encoding netrin-G2, whose amino-acid sequence is MSLSLLPLLVLLPALGKSQTGDLFDVCRSLRGSEAGPGWEFYACQPPPANMKEVMQIRVDPPGITCGNPPERFCTLENPYLCSDECDASSPDLSHPPQLMGDRERGGLITYWQTVTWSRYPEPLLANITLSWNKSLEVVDDIIITFEYGRPTSMVLEKSMDKGVTWQPYQFYADDCLEVFGMSPKRVSDLAPTNLTRVICTEQYSRWVGAKEEKTVVFEVRARFGVFAGPKLINMDALYTRMETMKGLRDFFTFTNLRLRLLRPALGGTYVQRDNLLKYFYAISNIDVPARCKCNLHASQCVLRDATLQCECDHNTTGQDCQRCRRGFKSRSWRPGSYLPLPKGTANTCEVAEPSASKY